GATCCCCGAGGACGAGGACACCACCGCGTGAGCACCATCACGGCGACGATCATCGCCGCCACGAACCCCAGCCCGAGCCCGTCGACCGTCCCGGACGTCGACGTCACCCCCGGCGTCGCGGGCTTCATCGCCATCGCGGTCGTCGCCGTGGTGACGATCCTGCTCGTGGTCGACATGACGCGTCGCATCCGGCGGACGCGCTACCGCGCCGAGATCCGGGAGCGCCTGGAGCAGGGCGACGCCGGGACCGCGACGGACGAGCCGGAGCGGCGGTCGGCCGAGGACGGCCGCACCGACGTGGGCGACGACACCGAACGCGGGTAGAAGGCACCACCGACGGACTGGCGCGGCCCGCTCAGCGGTGACGCGCCAGCGGCACGCGGGCCGCGCCGACCGAGCTTGCGAGGGAGGCGTGGCGGGACCGCCACGCGCCTCGCGTCCGTGACGCGCCCCGGAACGGTCAGCGCACCGGGTGCAGCGCCACGATGAGCACACCCACCCACTGGGCGGCGAAGGCCACGACCGTCAGGGCGTGGAAGACCTCGTGGAACCCGAACACCGTCGGGGCGGGGTCGGGACGCTTGAAGCCGTACACGAGCGCACCGAGGATGTAGGCGAGCCCGCCGGAGAGCACCAGGACCGTCATCGGGACGCTCGCGGCGAAGAACTGCGGCAGCAGCCCCAGCGCGGCGCATCCGAGCACGAGGTAGATCGGGACGTACAGCCAGCGCGGCGCACCGATCCACAGCACGCGGAACGCGATGCCCAGCGCGGCGCCGGACCACATCACCCAGAGCACGACGACCATCAGCGTGTGCGGCAGGGCGCAGATCGCGATCGGCGTGTACGTGCCGGCGATGAGCAGCAGGATGTTCGTGTGGTCGATCCGCTTGAGGACCTTCTTGACCGTCGGCCCCCACGGGAACCGGTGGTACGTCGCGGAGACGCCGAACAGCAGCAGGGACGACGCCATGAAGACGGCGCTCCCGGCCTTCGCGGCCGCACTGTCGGCGAGCGTGATGAGCACGACGCCCATCGCGACGGCGAACGGGAACGTGCCGAGGTGGATCCACCCGCGCCAGGCCGGACGGGGCGGCTCGGTGACGGCTTCCTCGGTGAACGGGACGTGGGGGAGGGTCGCGGTCTCGTCCTGCATGGGGCGACAGTAGGGCCACTGCCCGAACGGCAGCCGAACATCGGAGGATCGGTGCACTACAGTCGTGCCGTGAGCGGCAGGGTGCAGTGGGCCGGGCGCGGGATCCTCTACCGCGCCTACCAGCGTCGTATCCGCCGCCAGATCGACGGACAGGCGATGCCGAAGCACGTCGCCATGATCGTCGACGGAAACCGCCGCTGGGCGAAGCAGCTCGGACTCGAGTCCGCGGCGCACGGACACCGGGCCGGCGCGGCGAAGATCCCCGAGTTCCTGGACTGGTGCGACGACCTCGGCATCGAGGTCGTGACGCTGTACCTGCTGTCGTCGGACAACCTGACCGGCCGTGGCGGCGAGGAACTCGAGCAGCTCATCGGCATCATCGCCGACCTGGCCGGCACGCTCGCCGACCACCGCGACTGGCGCGTCCAGCACGTCGGGGCGAACGAGGGGCTGCCCACGGCGCTCGTCGACGCGCTCGAGACCGCCGAGGCGAAGACCGCGGAGCACACCGGCCTGCACGTCAACCTGGCGGTCGGCTACGGCGGCCGCCGCGAGATCGCGGACGCCATGCGGAGCATCGTGCGGGCGCACGGCGAGGGCGGCGGCACGCTCGACACCCTGGCCGAGGTGCTGACCCCGGAGCTCATCGGCGACCACCTGTACACGCAGGGGCAGCCGGACCCGGACCTCGTGATCCGGACGTCGGGCGAGCAGCGGCTCTCCGACTTCATGCTGTGGCAGAGCGCGCACAGCGAGTTCTACTTCGTCGAGGCCTTCTACCCGGACCTGCGCGAGGTGGACTTCCTGCGCGCCGTCCGCGACTTCGGCCTGCGGTCCCGACGCTTCGGCGGCTGAGGGCGCGCCGGAGCCGTCCTGCGGTCGCCGCTCGCGCCGCGTCCTCCGGTGCGTCCGGCGGCCTGCGTTCGCCCGCGCCCGGGCATCCCAGTACACTCACAGGGTTCTCCACCCACGGAAGGTTGCCCCTGTGAACACCACCGAGTACGCCGCCGGCTTCGCCGAGGAGCCCGGCTACCTCGACCACGCCGCGTTCGGTCCCGTGCAGACCGCGGTGCTCGAGGAGCAGCGCGTGCTCGGGACCATCCAGGAGCACATGCGCTTCGGCGCCATGGAGACGCTCGACGAGCAGGACGCCCGTGTCCGGACGGTCGCCGCGCGGCTGGTCGGCCGGCGTGAGGACCAGGTCGTCTCCCAGACCGCGACGACCCCGGGGCTGCTGCACACCGCGTTCGGCCTGACCGGTGGCGTGCTCGTCGCCGCGGACGAGTACCCGTCGCTGCCCCTCGCCCTCGCGAGCGCCGCCTCGGCCACGGGCGGCCGCGTGCAGCCCGTCGTCGTCGAGTCCGGCGCCGGGTGGATGACGCCGTCGCTCATCGCGTCGCGGCTCTCGGACGACGTCACCGCGGTCGCCGTGTCCCTCGTGGACTGGCAGACCGGGTACCTCGCCGACCTCGCCGCGATCCGCGAGGTCATCGGCGACCGGCTCCTGATCGTCGACGCGATCCAGGGCTTCGGCGTCGTGGACGCCCCGTACGAGCTCGCGGACGTCGTCGCGACCGGCGGGCAGAAGTGGCTGCACGCCGGCTGGGGCACGGGCTTCACGGCCTT
The Curtobacterium citreum genome window above contains:
- the trhA gene encoding PAQR family membrane homeostasis protein TrhA, which translates into the protein MQDETATLPHVPFTEEAVTEPPRPAWRGWIHLGTFPFAVAMGVVLITLADSAAAKAGSAVFMASSLLLFGVSATYHRFPWGPTVKKVLKRIDHTNILLLIAGTYTPIAICALPHTLMVVVLWVMWSGAALGIAFRVLWIGAPRWLYVPIYLVLGCAALGLLPQFFAASVPMTVLVLSGGLAYILGALVYGFKRPDPAPTVFGFHEVFHALTVVAFAAQWVGVLIVALHPVR
- a CDS encoding isoprenyl transferase, which codes for MSGRVQWAGRGILYRAYQRRIRRQIDGQAMPKHVAMIVDGNRRWAKQLGLESAAHGHRAGAAKIPEFLDWCDDLGIEVVTLYLLSSDNLTGRGGEELEQLIGIIADLAGTLADHRDWRVQHVGANEGLPTALVDALETAEAKTAEHTGLHVNLAVGYGGRREIADAMRSIVRAHGEGGGTLDTLAEVLTPELIGDHLYTQGQPDPDLVIRTSGEQRLSDFMLWQSAHSEFYFVEAFYPDLREVDFLRAVRDFGLRSRRFGG
- a CDS encoding aminotransferase class V-fold PLP-dependent enzyme; this translates as MNTTEYAAGFAEEPGYLDHAAFGPVQTAVLEEQRVLGTIQEHMRFGAMETLDEQDARVRTVAARLVGRREDQVVSQTATTPGLLHTAFGLTGGVLVAADEYPSLPLALASAASATGGRVQPVVVESGAGWMTPSLIASRLSDDVTAVAVSLVDWQTGYLADLAAIREVIGDRLLIVDAIQGFGVVDAPYELADVVATGGQKWLHAGWGTGFTAFSDRALNRLRPALSGPQGTTGWPTEVPSVKPGAAGFQMTRTDPVAQARTAVALERLVSVGVAAVQEQVAERVERVFDIADEFGLSVESSRDPRERAGIVVLRPPQGRLTALSAAFHNHGVTATTRLGVARVSVFASTTDETLDMFRDACLSYATMQ